A genomic segment from Anopheles maculipalpis chromosome X, idAnoMacuDA_375_x, whole genome shotgun sequence encodes:
- the LOC126561283 gene encoding uncharacterized protein C15orf61 homolog: MLLLKRALHTSHKPKVSAVLTAYLKQCNEPPWTSYFIKHADVHNDQFGWSHFNWTLETGANYHILRTGCYPYMKYHCTKRPWQDLTLDDRFFRCIKVANLGLPQLFYGLAAMFLIRHVEYVQMPDGRPPVPIYFLYEEDKGSMY, from the exons ATGCTGCTCCTAAAGCGCGCCCTACACACCTCCCACAAACCGAAAGTGTCCGCGGTGCTGACCGCATATCTGAAACAATGCAACGAACCACCCTGGACGTCGTACTTCATCAAG CACGCCGACGTGCACAACGACCAGTTCGGCTGGTCACACTTCAACTGGACGCTCGAGACGGGCGCCAACTATCACATCCTGCGTACCGGTTGCTATCCCTACATGAAGTACCACTGCACCAAGCGTCCCTGGCAGGACCTAACGCTAGACGATCGGTTCTTTCGCTGCATTAAGGTCGCGAACCTTGGACTGCCACAGCTATTCTACGGACTGGCCGCCATGTTTTTGATACGCCATGTTGAGTATGTACAGATGCCGGACGGTCGACCACCAGTGCCGATCTACTTTCTGTACGAGGAGGATAAAGGTTCGATGTACTAG